The Daucus carota subsp. sativus chromosome 2, DH1 v3.0, whole genome shotgun sequence genome includes a window with the following:
- the LOC108206173 gene encoding ribose-phosphate pyrophosphokinase 1, with amino-acid sequence MASMLIPTPPSCSTSSSSSLFSLRRSGAFLPSDFRARFAVKCELGESESANGRPVVPILNTDGILPKFLPTRRLESSIPANSRLKIFSGTANPTLAEEIAWYMGVKLGKVDVKRFADGETYVQLQESVRGCDVYLIQPTSPPANENLMELQVMIDACRRASAKNITAVIPYFGYARADRKTQGRESIAAKLVANLITIAGADRVIACDLHSGQSMGYFDIPVDHVYCQPVILDYLASKTISFDDLVVVSPDVGGVARARAFAKKLSDAPLAIVDKRRHGHNIAEVMNLIGDVKGKVAVMLDDMIDTAGTITKGAALLHEEGAKEVYACCTHAVFSPPAIDRLSSGLFQEVIVTNTIPIPDKNYFPQLTVLSVANLLGETIWRVHDDCSVSSIFQ; translated from the exons ATGGCTTCTATGCTCATTCCCACACCGCCTTCGTGTTCTACGTCGTCCTCGTCTTCTCTGTTCTCTCTCCGCCGCAGCGGCGCCTTCTTACCCAGCGACTTTCGCGCTCGATTCGCCGTT AAATGTGAGCTTGGGGAGTCAGAATCAGCTAATGGGAGACCGGTTGTGCCTATTTTGAATACTGATGGCATTCTTCCCAAGTTCTTGCCTACTAGGCGTCTAGAGAGTTCCATTCCAGCTAATTCCAGGCTCAAGATTTTCTCCGGGACGGCTAATCCTACTCTTGCTGAG GAAATTGCGTGGTACATGGGTGTCAAATTGGGAAAAGTTGATGTGAAGCGATTTGCTGATGGTGAAACTTATGTTCAGCTTCAAGAGAGTGTAAGAGGATGTGATGTTTACTTGATTCAGCCCACCTCACCCCCTGCAAATGAGAATCTTATGGAACTCCAAGTAATGATTGATGCTTGTCGAAGGGCGTCGGCCAAAAATATCACTGCAGTGATTCCATATTTTGGATATGCCAGGGCTGATAGAAAG aCTCAAGGTCGTGAATCTATTGCTGCCAAGCTAGTAGCAAATCTCATAACCATTGCTGGTGCTGATCGTGTCATCGCCTGTGACCTCCATTCTGGGCAGTCCATGGGTTATTTTGATATCCCAGTGGACCATGTATATTGTCAG CCTGTTATTCTTGATTATCTTGCCAGCAAGACAATATCTTTTGATGATTTGGTTGTTGTGTCACCTGATGTTGGAGGAGTTGCAAGAGCACGTGCCTTTGCCAAAAAGCTATCTGATGCCCCTCTAGCCATTGTGGACAAAAGGCGTCATGGGCACAATATTGCCGAG GTGATGAATTTGATTGGTGATGTTAAAGGAAAAGTTGCAGTAATGTTAGATGACATGATTGACACTGCTG GAACTATTACTAAGGGTGCAGCTCTTTTGCATGAAGAGGGTGCCAAGGAAGTCTATGCGTGTTGCACGCATGCTGTTTTCAG CCCTCCTGCAATTGATAGGTTGTCGAGTGGCCTATTTCAAGAAGTCATAGTAACCAATACAATTCCGATTCCAGACAAGAACTACTTCCCACAGTTGACTGTTCTTTCAGTTGCGAATCTCTTGGGAGAAACCATTTGGCGTGTTCATGATGACTGCTCTGTCAGCAGTATTTTCCAATGA
- the LOC108207842 gene encoding S-norcoclaurine synthase 1: MGSSKGENSSQYGGSIPVENVQSLASKNLIEIPPRYLRGEYESEELLDDEALEIPVIDMHKFAVGPSEYKSELEKLHLACKDWGFFQMINHGALEEIEKMKAVTEEFFKLPLEEKMVSAQLPHSIEGYGQAFVHSDDQKLDWADMLFLLPRPSSNKNTEIWPKAPPSFRPALEEYSEKMHELSIKLLRLMAENLKVEPESLVSKFDPDGGQGVRMNYYPPCTEANKVLGLTPHSDSIGLTLLIQVNDVEGLQIRKSRKWLPIKPIAGAIVVNIGDILEVFSNGEYSSIEHRAVVNNVKERLSIAAFHSPHIDTDIAPLPELVQDNSPKYKTIRHIDFIRLVLGSHLDGKSILDYLKL, encoded by the exons ATGGGAAGTTCAAAGGGTGAAAACTCAAGCCAATATGGTGGTTCAATTCCGGTGGAGAATGTGCAGTCACTTGCTTCCAAGAATTTGATTGAAATCCCACCCCGATATCTAAGAGGGGAGTACGAATCTGAAGAATTGCTAGATGATGAGGCCTTGGAGATTCCAGTTATTGACATGCACAAGTTTGCTGTTGGACCATCAGAATATAAGTCTGAGCTCGAAAAGCTTCACTTGGCTTGCAAAGACTGGGGCTTCTTTCAG ATGATTAATCACGGGGCACtggaagaaattgagaaaatgaAGGCGGTCACAGAAGAGTTCTTCAAGTTGCCACTGGAGGAGAAGATGGTGAGTGCTCAGCTACCTCACAGCATTGAAGGTTATGGCCAAGCCTTTGTTCATTCTGATGACCAAAAGCTTGATTGGGCTGATATGCTCTTCCTTCTTCCGCGTCCATCTTCCAATAAAAACACCGAAATCTGGCCTAAAGCTCCTCCTTCCTTCAG ACCAGCGTTAGAAGAGTACTCAGAAAAGATGCACGAGCTTTCAATCAAGCTCTTAAGGCTAATGGCTGAAAACCTCAAAGTTGAACCTGAGAGTCTCGTCAGTAAGTTCGATCCTGATGGTGGTCAGGGGGTAAGAATGAATTACTATCCGCCTTGTACCGAAGCCAACAAGGTTTTAGGCCTTACTCCACACTCCGATTCCATCGGACTCACACTGCTGATTCAAGTGAATGATGTTGAAGGACTGCAAATCAGGAAATCCCGAAAATGGTTGCCTATAAAACCCATTGCAGGAGCTATAGTGGTCAACATCGGAGACATACTGGAG GTATTCAGTAATGGAGAGTACAGTAGCATTGAGCACAGAGCTGTTGTGAACAACGTAAAAGAGAGGCTTTCGATTGCTGCATTTCACAGTCCACATATAGATACTGATATTGCTCCATTACCGGAGCTTGTTCAAGATAATTCTCCGAAATATAAGACCATAAGGCATATAGACTTCATAAGATTGGTTCTCGGAAGTCATCTTGATGGTAAAAGCATCCTAGATTATCTAAAATTGTAA